In Corynebacterium ulcerans, one genomic interval encodes:
- the rimP gene encoding ribosome maturation factor RimP gives MAFPSTEVLTELITPIAAAHNMDLEHVRVNRAGKKTLVAVSLDSDNRPDLDQLEVVSTAISELFDAQEASGALSFGPGYTLEVGTPGVDAPLTKPRQWRRNRHRLVALDVEGKKSIERIGAVNDDETRVIVVKRQGKKISIRSIELGENTQAVVEIEFAKPAEAELEFTQLDFDAALALEEENK, from the coding sequence ATGGCATTTCCCTCTACCGAAGTCTTAACCGAGCTCATTACGCCGATCGCAGCGGCACATAATATGGATCTTGAACACGTTCGAGTGAACCGCGCAGGTAAAAAAACTCTTGTCGCAGTGTCCTTGGATTCCGACAACCGGCCGGATTTGGATCAGCTGGAAGTAGTATCCACAGCCATCTCTGAGCTTTTCGACGCTCAAGAAGCTTCTGGTGCCCTAAGCTTTGGGCCGGGATACACTCTGGAGGTTGGTACCCCTGGAGTGGACGCGCCCCTTACTAAGCCACGCCAATGGCGGAGAAATCGTCACCGCTTGGTCGCCCTTGACGTTGAAGGAAAGAAATCAATCGAGCGGATTGGGGCAGTAAATGATGATGAAACGCGAGTGATCGTGGTCAAGCGGCAGGGGAAGAAAATCTCGATCCGTTCGATTGAATTGGGAGAAAATACTCAAGCAGTGGTAGAAATTGAGTTCGCGAAGCCCGCAGAAGCGGAGCTTGAGTTCACGCAACTAGATTTTGATGCCGCCTTGGCTTTGGAAGAGGAAAACAAGTGA
- a CDS encoding MATE family efflux transporter: MSVGRSQEETAEISPATILRLALPALGVLIATPLYLLFDTAIVGRLGAASLAALGAGTTIYAQVTTQLTFLSYGTTARSARLFGAGKKKEAVAEGVQATWLALFVGFILALVVFMGAPTFTFWLSGSYDVSDAATSWLRITAVGIPLVLVVMAGNGWLRGVQNTRLPLLFTLSGVVPGMMLVPILVNQYGLVGSAWANIVGITITSSLFILCLFRAHEGTIRPNWTIMRSQLSLGRDLILRSLSFQISFVSAAAVAGRFGAESLAAHQVLLQLWSFLTLILDSLAIAGQTLTGAALGAHNVARARRVGHISVLYSTMFSVVLAVIFAGGFHVIPGIFTSDAGVLQEISGPWWQLVFMIVIGGVVFGFDGVFLGAADAAYLRTVSLLSVLVGFLPGVWLALLFDAGLVGVWWGLVSFISIRMVVGIWRFYSMKWAYSKDSEDGNIPTPESR; this comes from the coding sequence ATGTCTGTGGGAAGATCGCAAGAAGAGACCGCAGAGATTAGTCCAGCAACGATTCTTCGCTTGGCACTTCCTGCACTGGGAGTGCTGATAGCTACGCCGCTTTACCTTCTTTTTGACACCGCAATAGTGGGCAGACTGGGTGCTGCATCCTTGGCCGCGCTTGGTGCAGGAACCACAATATATGCCCAAGTAACTACGCAATTAACGTTTTTATCCTATGGGACAACGGCGCGCTCAGCTCGACTTTTTGGGGCGGGTAAAAAGAAGGAAGCTGTGGCTGAAGGAGTGCAGGCTACATGGCTTGCTCTCTTCGTCGGGTTCATCTTGGCGCTTGTTGTTTTTATGGGGGCTCCGACGTTCACATTCTGGCTTAGCGGCTCTTATGACGTATCCGACGCAGCCACGAGTTGGCTCAGAATAACAGCTGTAGGTATCCCGCTGGTCCTTGTTGTAATGGCTGGAAACGGGTGGTTAAGAGGGGTGCAAAATACCCGTTTACCATTGCTTTTTACGCTTTCGGGTGTTGTTCCCGGGATGATGTTAGTGCCAATTTTGGTTAACCAGTACGGTCTGGTGGGCTCAGCATGGGCGAATATCGTTGGGATTACTATTACTTCTTCGTTGTTTATCTTGTGCCTTTTTCGGGCGCATGAGGGCACTATTCGTCCTAATTGGACCATCATGCGTTCGCAGTTATCCCTCGGTAGGGATCTGATTTTGCGATCGTTATCATTTCAGATTTCTTTTGTATCAGCGGCAGCTGTAGCTGGGCGTTTTGGTGCGGAATCTTTAGCAGCTCATCAGGTGCTGCTCCAACTGTGGAGTTTTCTCACGCTCATCCTAGACTCGCTGGCTATTGCGGGGCAGACGCTAACAGGGGCTGCGCTTGGTGCACACAATGTTGCTCGAGCGCGTCGTGTAGGACACATATCCGTGCTGTATTCCACCATGTTTAGCGTGGTGCTTGCTGTGATATTCGCTGGTGGTTTCCACGTGATACCAGGAATTTTTACATCGGATGCGGGAGTTCTTCAAGAAATAAGTGGACCGTGGTGGCAGCTGGTCTTCATGATCGTTATAGGTGGCGTCGTGTTTGGCTTTGACGGAGTATTCTTAGGTGCAGCTGACGCCGCATATTTGCGGACCGTATCTTTGTTGTCAGTGCTCGTAGGATTTTTACCTGGCGTATGGTTGGCTTTGCTCTTCGACGCGGGGCTGGTAGGTGTTTGGTGGGGTCTAGTTTCCTTTATTTCTATTCGAATGGTCGTGGGAATATGGCGCTTTTACTCGATGAAGTGGGCATATAGTAAAGATTCAGAAGACGGGAATATTCCGACTCCGGAGAGTCGATGA
- the nusA gene encoding transcription termination factor NusA, whose product MNIDIHALKLIESERKVPVEELIETIARALLFSYREFKDTNVEENTRARVDISATTGLVSVIVSELDEEGNVVSEYDDTPANFGRVGAQAVRDAIKKRLREAETWKAYDAYSEYEGRVVSGIVQADAYANERGIIVVHLGTEAEGQDGILIPAEQIPGEKLVHGNRVKCYVVGVNRTPRNLQINLSRTHPELVRRLFELEIPEVADGSVEIISIAREAGHRSKVAVRANIKGLNAKGACIGPRGQRVNNIMNELGGEKIDIIDFDEDPAKYVGNALAPSKVVHVEITDLEAQAAKVTVPDYQLSLAIGKEGQNARLAARLTGWKIDIRSDAS is encoded by the coding sequence GTGAATATTGATATCCACGCACTTAAGCTCATTGAGTCCGAGCGAAAAGTTCCTGTAGAGGAATTGATCGAGACGATCGCTCGTGCGCTTCTTTTTTCCTATCGCGAGTTTAAAGACACCAACGTTGAAGAAAACACCCGTGCTCGCGTGGACATTAGTGCTACAACAGGCCTTGTCTCTGTCATTGTTTCTGAGCTGGATGAAGAAGGCAACGTTGTTTCTGAATACGACGACACCCCTGCTAACTTCGGTCGTGTCGGCGCGCAAGCGGTTCGCGATGCAATCAAAAAGCGTTTGCGTGAGGCAGAAACCTGGAAAGCCTATGACGCGTATAGCGAGTACGAAGGGCGCGTAGTTTCTGGCATCGTTCAGGCAGACGCATATGCAAACGAGCGGGGAATTATCGTTGTGCACCTGGGAACTGAGGCTGAAGGGCAGGACGGCATCCTCATTCCTGCCGAGCAAATTCCTGGCGAAAAACTCGTCCATGGCAACCGCGTAAAGTGCTATGTCGTGGGAGTGAACCGTACCCCGCGTAACCTTCAGATTAATTTGTCTCGTACGCACCCTGAACTGGTGCGCAGGCTCTTTGAACTGGAGATCCCTGAAGTCGCTGATGGGTCGGTAGAGATTATCAGCATTGCACGCGAGGCCGGACACCGTTCTAAGGTGGCTGTTCGCGCGAATATTAAGGGTCTGAATGCCAAAGGCGCTTGCATCGGTCCTCGTGGCCAGCGTGTGAACAACATCATGAACGAGCTGGGTGGGGAAAAGATCGACATCATTGATTTTGATGAAGATCCGGCAAAGTACGTAGGTAACGCCCTTGCACCGTCCAAGGTTGTGCACGTAGAGATCACTGATCTTGAGGCTCAAGCGGCTAAGGTTACGGTGCCTGATTACCAGCTTTCCTTGGCTATTGGCAAAGAGGGACAAAATGCTCGGTTGGCTGCACGCCTAACGGGTTGGAAGATCGATATCCGTTCTGACGCTAGCTAA
- a CDS encoding YlxR family protein has translation MPAALYGDSPRGDLSKPTRTRIRTCIATKKSQPADQLLRVVLRKKDDVAGESHHSVYSVIADPRRRLQGRGAWITPTIDALELAEKRRAFARALRVSAEVDTGHVREYLAALGAGPDITRKTEH, from the coding sequence ATGCCAGCGGCTTTGTATGGCGACTCCCCCCGAGGAGATCTTTCTAAGCCTACGCGGACGCGTATCCGTACCTGCATCGCTACCAAAAAATCACAACCCGCTGATCAACTTCTTCGCGTTGTTTTACGCAAGAAAGATGATGTAGCAGGGGAATCACATCATTCTGTTTATTCGGTGATTGCTGATCCACGTAGGCGTCTGCAAGGGCGCGGAGCATGGATCACGCCTACCATCGATGCACTGGAGCTAGCTGAAAAGCGCCGAGCATTTGCTCGTGCGTTAAGGGTGTCTGCGGAAGTAGACACAGGTCATGTACGAGAGTACCTAGCAGCGCTTGGCGCTGGACCCGACATTACAAGGAAGACCGAACACTGA
- a CDS encoding DHH family phosphoesterase produces MNKTRVQTSSDKSLDWSAAERIISKAKRVCVVGHINPDPDAIGSVCATMLALEQLSKEVIGVIGQCTPLERSLLDIPRATDILTVDRLPECDAIIAVDCGAVGRLGALQPQVMRDISRVILIDHHSTNRGFAGVNLIDHQAESTTSILRDWFQHLKITLTKDIAYGLYAGLVSDTGGFRWGRPEMHALAQELVDTGLEIRAIGQQLFSSDSVADLAMIGTILSRLQVVYVNNISVVVAIARYDDVQGHSAQSVEKIADLIRGSDGTDIAVVFKEYKRGEWAVSLRSEDLDISVVARTLGGGGHIRSSGYVTFGTVDHVVAELKAAVQRTC; encoded by the coding sequence ATGAATAAAACCCGTGTTCAGACATCGTCGGACAAATCATTGGATTGGTCAGCTGCTGAAAGAATCATCAGCAAAGCTAAAAGAGTGTGCGTCGTAGGGCATATCAATCCTGACCCGGATGCTATCGGGAGTGTTTGTGCGACGATGCTTGCTTTAGAGCAGCTGTCTAAGGAAGTTATCGGAGTCATCGGTCAGTGCACTCCCTTAGAGCGTTCTTTGCTGGATATCCCCAGAGCCACAGACATCCTCACGGTGGATAGGCTTCCTGAGTGCGATGCAATTATTGCAGTGGACTGCGGTGCCGTGGGGCGGCTGGGGGCCCTTCAGCCACAAGTTATGCGCGACATTAGTCGTGTTATTCTGATAGACCATCACAGCACAAATCGCGGTTTTGCAGGGGTTAACCTGATTGATCATCAGGCGGAATCAACAACTAGTATTTTGCGCGATTGGTTTCAGCACCTGAAAATTACGCTGACTAAAGACATCGCATATGGTCTTTACGCTGGGTTAGTGTCGGATACGGGTGGCTTTAGATGGGGACGCCCAGAAATGCATGCCCTGGCTCAAGAGCTTGTTGATACAGGCCTTGAGATACGGGCCATTGGGCAGCAGCTTTTTAGCAGTGATTCTGTGGCAGACCTCGCGATGATCGGTACGATACTTTCTCGTCTTCAGGTGGTGTATGTCAACAACATATCGGTTGTTGTGGCTATCGCACGGTACGACGATGTTCAGGGGCATTCGGCTCAGTCTGTAGAAAAAATTGCGGATCTGATCCGTGGTTCAGACGGCACGGATATAGCCGTGGTCTTCAAAGAATACAAAAGAGGGGAATGGGCGGTTTCGCTTCGCTCGGAAGATCTCGATATTTCCGTTGTGGCCCGTACCTTAGGCGGCGGTGGGCACATAAGATCATCAGGCTACGTTACTTTTGGAACAGTAGATCACGTAGTAGCAGAACTTAAGGCAGCGGTTCAGCGGACCTGCTGA
- the rbfA gene encoding 30S ribosome-binding factor RbfA, with protein sequence MVDHARAARMAKRIQTIVATAIEREIKDYRLEYVTVTDTRVTGDLHDATVYYTVRGRSLEDTPDVEGAAEALHRARGQLRKIVGDQLSVRFTPTLSFELDTVPESSAHMEDLLARAKARDAELAELKKNAKPAGEENPYKMDVDE encoded by the coding sequence ATGGTTGATCACGCGCGTGCCGCCAGGATGGCTAAGCGTATCCAGACGATTGTGGCTACAGCCATTGAACGAGAAATTAAGGACTACCGGTTAGAGTACGTCACTGTTACAGATACCCGGGTTACAGGTGACCTGCATGATGCAACTGTGTACTACACAGTGCGGGGACGTTCTCTTGAAGACACCCCAGATGTAGAGGGTGCGGCTGAGGCTCTCCACCGTGCGCGAGGCCAGCTACGAAAGATCGTGGGAGACCAGTTAAGCGTGCGTTTTACCCCAACGTTATCTTTCGAGCTAGATACAGTTCCAGAGTCTTCGGCGCATATGGAAGATCTGCTGGCGCGTGCTAAAGCACGCGATGCAGAGCTTGCTGAACTGAAAAAGAACGCAAAACCAGCGGGGGAAGAAAATCCCTATAAAATGGACGTCGATGAATAA
- the infB gene encoding translation initiation factor IF-2, whose product MPGKLRVHELAKQLGVTSKELLATLKEQGEFVKTASSTIEPPVIKKMKQHYAAQDPTTAQGSAKTTPEAVKAASTSAKPAAPKPAAPKPASAKPAAPKPAAAKPAAPKPASAKPAAPKPAAAKPAAPKPASAKPAAPKPAVKPVPKPGFSASQSDTPKTPGSAPKPGAGASPSAMPRPQARPGGNAPKPGGRAPRVANNPFSSGERPAPRPGGGNRPGNGPRPGGAPRPGAGRGAQGGNNAERQPRPGGRGGQQRQQGGNRPQQGAGQERQGGGRRPSPAMMPSHPNPGQMPSRSAGGRNGGRGGAGAQGGNRGPGGAGFGGGRPGGGGAAGGRGGRRGGTAGAFGRPGGAPRKGRKSKRQKRNEYEAMQAPNVIGGVRLPDGGGATIRLARGASLSDFAEKINADAAALVQALFNLGEMVTATASVSEETLQLLGEEMNYKVDVVSPEDEDRELLESFDLQFGEDEGTEEDLEKRPPVVTVMGHVDHGKTRLLDSIRKSNVGSGEAGGITQGIGAYQVAVNVDGTDRKITFLDTPGHEAFTAMRARGAKSTDIAVLVVAADDGVMPQTVEAINHAKAADVPIVVAVNKIDKPGASPDKIRGQLTEYGLVPEEYGGDTMFVDISAKQNINIDGLLEAVLLTADASLDLRANPDMDAQGVAIEAHLDRGRGPVATVIVQRGTLRVGDSVVAGDAYGRVRRMVDEYGHDVEEAGPSRPVQMQGLNGVPGAGDNLLVVEDDRVARQIANQRNARKRNALAAKTRKRVSLEDLDAVLKEHSTLNLILKGDNAGSVEALEEALLKIEVDDEVQLNIIDRGVGAVTQTNVSLAAASDAVIIAFNVRAEGKATEEANAEGVDVRYYTVIYRAIEEVEQALKGMLKPIYEEREVGRAEIRAIFKASAVGLIAGCMVESGKVRRNATIRLLRDGAVVADKATIESLRREKDDATEVSAGYECGMVLSYPDIQVGDIIEVFEQVEVPRS is encoded by the coding sequence GTGCCCGGAAAGCTACGTGTACATGAGCTAGCTAAACAGCTCGGTGTAACAAGCAAGGAACTACTTGCCACTCTGAAAGAACAAGGCGAGTTTGTAAAAACCGCGTCTTCTACCATCGAACCTCCGGTGATTAAGAAGATGAAGCAGCATTATGCTGCGCAAGACCCAACCACTGCTCAGGGATCTGCAAAGACTACCCCTGAGGCTGTAAAAGCTGCGTCAACGTCGGCTAAGCCTGCGGCTCCAAAGCCTGCAGCACCCAAGCCGGCCTCTGCGAAGCCAGCCGCTCCAAAACCTGCTGCCGCAAAGCCTGCAGCACCCAAGCCGGCCTCTGCGAAGCCAGCCGCTCCAAAACCTGCTGCCGCAAAGCCTGCAGCACCCAAGCCGGCTTCCGCGAAGCCAGCCGCTCCAAAACCTGCTGTTAAGCCTGTACCTAAGCCAGGTTTCAGCGCTTCCCAGTCCGATACACCTAAAACTCCGGGTTCTGCTCCTAAGCCAGGTGCAGGAGCGTCTCCTTCTGCTATGCCTCGTCCTCAGGCGCGCCCAGGCGGAAATGCGCCAAAACCGGGTGGACGTGCTCCTCGCGTAGCCAACAACCCGTTCTCCAGCGGTGAGCGCCCAGCGCCTCGTCCTGGTGGCGGCAACCGCCCTGGAAATGGCCCACGCCCAGGTGGCGCTCCGCGTCCGGGTGCAGGTCGTGGTGCCCAAGGCGGCAACAACGCTGAGCGTCAGCCTCGCCCAGGCGGTCGCGGCGGTCAGCAGCGTCAACAAGGCGGTAACCGACCGCAGCAAGGTGCTGGTCAGGAGCGTCAGGGCGGCGGACGTCGTCCAAGTCCCGCAATGATGCCTTCACATCCTAACCCAGGGCAGATGCCTTCTCGGAGCGCCGGTGGCCGTAATGGCGGCCGCGGCGGTGCGGGTGCCCAAGGCGGAAACCGTGGACCCGGAGGCGCAGGCTTTGGCGGCGGTCGCCCAGGTGGCGGTGGAGCTGCCGGTGGTCGCGGCGGACGTCGTGGCGGTACCGCTGGTGCATTCGGACGCCCAGGTGGTGCTCCACGCAAGGGACGTAAGTCGAAGCGTCAGAAGCGTAATGAATACGAGGCAATGCAGGCACCAAACGTCATTGGTGGCGTTCGCCTGCCAGACGGTGGAGGCGCGACGATTCGTCTTGCCCGAGGTGCTTCGCTTTCCGACTTCGCTGAGAAGATTAATGCAGATGCTGCGGCTCTCGTCCAGGCACTCTTTAATCTTGGCGAGATGGTAACGGCAACCGCATCTGTGAGCGAGGAGACATTGCAGCTCCTCGGCGAAGAGATGAACTACAAAGTTGATGTTGTCTCTCCTGAAGATGAGGACCGCGAGCTTCTTGAGTCCTTCGACCTACAGTTTGGTGAGGACGAAGGAACTGAAGAGGATCTAGAGAAGCGTCCTCCTGTGGTGACCGTTATGGGTCACGTTGACCACGGTAAGACCCGCCTGTTGGACTCGATTCGTAAGTCCAACGTTGGTTCCGGTGAGGCAGGCGGCATTACGCAGGGCATTGGTGCTTACCAGGTCGCTGTTAACGTCGACGGCACCGATCGTAAGATCACCTTCCTTGATACCCCGGGTCACGAGGCCTTCACCGCTATGCGTGCTCGTGGTGCTAAGTCCACGGATATCGCTGTGCTGGTCGTCGCTGCTGACGACGGAGTTATGCCTCAGACCGTTGAGGCCATCAACCACGCTAAAGCAGCAGACGTACCGATCGTGGTCGCAGTGAACAAGATCGATAAGCCAGGCGCGTCCCCGGATAAGATCCGTGGACAGCTCACCGAGTACGGCCTTGTTCCTGAGGAGTACGGCGGAGACACCATGTTCGTTGATATTTCTGCAAAGCAGAACATCAATATTGATGGATTACTGGAGGCTGTTCTTCTTACTGCAGATGCGTCTCTAGATCTGCGTGCTAACCCTGACATGGATGCGCAAGGTGTGGCCATCGAGGCTCACCTGGATCGTGGCCGAGGCCCAGTGGCTACAGTCATCGTCCAGCGCGGTACGTTGCGTGTTGGCGACTCTGTTGTCGCAGGTGATGCTTATGGCCGTGTTCGTCGCATGGTCGATGAGTACGGGCATGACGTTGAAGAAGCAGGACCTTCCCGTCCTGTTCAGATGCAGGGCCTCAATGGTGTCCCAGGAGCTGGCGATAACCTCCTAGTCGTGGAAGACGATCGCGTTGCTCGTCAGATTGCTAACCAGCGCAATGCGCGCAAGCGTAACGCTCTGGCTGCAAAGACCCGCAAGCGCGTTTCTCTTGAGGATCTGGATGCAGTTCTTAAGGAACACAGCACCCTCAACCTCATCCTCAAGGGCGACAATGCTGGTTCCGTAGAAGCTTTGGAAGAAGCATTGCTCAAGATTGAGGTCGACGACGAAGTTCAGCTGAACATCATCGACCGTGGCGTTGGTGCTGTTACGCAGACAAACGTCTCCTTGGCTGCTGCTTCTGACGCCGTGATCATTGCCTTCAACGTTCGTGCTGAGGGTAAGGCAACGGAAGAAGCTAACGCTGAAGGCGTGGATGTTCGTTACTACACCGTCATCTACCGTGCGATCGAAGAAGTTGAGCAGGCACTGAAGGGCATGCTCAAGCCGATCTACGAAGAGCGTGAAGTGGGACGTGCAGAGATTCGTGCAATCTTCAAGGCTTCTGCAGTTGGCCTGATCGCAGGCTGCATGGTGGAGAGCGGAAAGGTGCGTCGTAACGCTACGATTCGTCTGCTTCGCGACGGCGCCGTAGTGGCAGACAAAGCGACTATTGAATCGCTACGTCGTGAGAAAGACGATGCCACCGAGGTCTCCGCAGGCTACGAGTGCGGTATGGTCTTGTCCTACCCGGATATCCAGGTTGGCGATATCATCGAGGTATTTGAGCAGGTAGAGGTTCCACGTTCTTAA
- a CDS encoding metallophosphoesterase family protein produces the protein MAQTLWAVADLHAAVRANGEHIDSLKPKDPSDWLIVAGDVAERTSVVVEVLHKLRKQFACVIWVPGNHELFCRKTDTHQGRAKYDELVRACRKIDVLTPEDPFPVFGGVTIVPLFTLYDYSFRPSGMSIEQAVEAAHEKQIVLTDQFAIAPFVDIRAWCWDRLAYSVNRLSRVNGPTILINHWPLSQEPVDRMQIPEIGLWCGTRHTMSWGSRYSAQAVIYGHLHLPGIMRIDGVPHVEVSLGYPRQWQQNIESRPWPFPIMHIDDAGKATMGPGLEPDAPISQRVNKGES, from the coding sequence ATGGCACAGACCCTATGGGCTGTTGCGGACCTTCATGCAGCAGTTCGAGCTAATGGAGAACATATTGATTCTCTTAAGCCCAAGGACCCCTCCGATTGGCTGATTGTTGCCGGAGATGTTGCAGAACGTACTAGCGTTGTCGTGGAAGTCCTGCATAAGCTACGTAAGCAATTCGCCTGCGTTATTTGGGTCCCAGGAAACCATGAGTTGTTCTGTAGGAAAACAGATACGCATCAGGGACGCGCGAAATACGATGAGCTTGTGCGTGCGTGTCGGAAGATTGATGTTCTGACGCCGGAAGACCCTTTCCCGGTTTTCGGCGGTGTGACCATCGTGCCTTTGTTTACGCTTTATGATTACTCTTTCCGCCCGAGTGGAATGAGTATTGAACAGGCTGTTGAGGCTGCTCATGAAAAGCAAATTGTGCTTACGGACCAGTTTGCTATCGCACCATTCGTGGATATTCGCGCATGGTGCTGGGACCGTTTGGCATATTCAGTTAATCGGTTAAGCAGGGTAAACGGACCTACGATTCTGATCAATCATTGGCCCCTTTCCCAAGAACCTGTGGATAGGATGCAGATCCCAGAGATCGGGTTATGGTGCGGAACTCGGCACACTATGTCATGGGGAAGCCGATACAGCGCACAAGCAGTGATCTATGGGCATCTGCATCTTCCTGGAATAATGCGTATTGATGGTGTGCCACATGTGGAGGTTTCTCTGGGATATCCCCGGCAGTGGCAGCAAAACATAGAGTCACGTCCCTGGCCTTTTCCTATCATGCATATCGATGATGCCGGAAAAGCGACCATGGGCCCGGGGCTTGAGCCGGATGCACCTATATCACAGCGTGTGAACAAGGGGGAGTCGTGA
- a CDS encoding DUF4439 domain-containing protein, with translation MTRSAASRFLLAVVVSGGMLSACSLTPHPTPDTTLTRLAARASAEAKTFDSSDSPYAALRRADLAELRTEIQRVCGHKNDGTLPSSCDDSALDSAIEKAHLDVDNNSNPADAATIAAQEIVSSAGELPEGSMLLAANQLVDLVSAGAAAPTTGGALFDPSVNKKLKSSDVKVDADAARDALAWEYSIVYGLGVATASASGLLKQAVNDSIDAHQNRISILQSSLAPTGNFPKPESAYELKKYQQPFDAQSTADYIEALRKDTTDYWIATAATAKTTSWKELALAFAAQTAVGAPTAPANVLPAR, from the coding sequence GTGACTCGTTCTGCAGCATCTCGATTCTTATTGGCCGTAGTGGTTTCCGGCGGCATGCTTAGCGCATGCAGCCTTACTCCGCATCCCACGCCAGACACCACACTGACGCGCCTAGCAGCGCGAGCCTCCGCAGAGGCAAAAACATTTGATAGTAGTGACTCCCCCTATGCCGCGCTTCGACGCGCCGACCTTGCCGAACTCCGTACGGAGATCCAACGTGTATGCGGACACAAAAATGACGGTACTCTCCCCTCTTCTTGTGACGACTCGGCTCTAGATTCCGCCATAGAAAAAGCGCACCTTGATGTTGATAACAACAGCAATCCCGCAGATGCAGCTACAATTGCTGCTCAAGAAATCGTGTCTAGTGCTGGAGAGCTCCCAGAGGGATCTATGTTGCTCGCTGCCAATCAACTCGTTGATCTCGTTTCGGCAGGAGCAGCGGCACCGACTACAGGGGGCGCACTGTTCGACCCCTCGGTGAACAAAAAGCTTAAGTCTTCCGACGTTAAAGTCGACGCAGATGCGGCACGAGACGCACTCGCCTGGGAATATTCCATTGTTTATGGTCTGGGCGTTGCCACTGCATCCGCTAGTGGCCTTCTCAAGCAAGCCGTCAACGACTCCATTGATGCCCACCAAAATCGCATCAGCATTCTACAAAGTAGCCTCGCACCCACTGGGAATTTTCCCAAACCTGAGTCTGCTTATGAGTTGAAAAAGTACCAACAGCCTTTTGATGCTCAAAGTACTGCTGACTACATTGAGGCTCTACGCAAAGACACCACGGATTATTGGATCGCTACGGCTGCTACGGCTAAAACCACTTCCTGGAAAGAACTAGCACTAGCTTTTGCCGCCCAGACAGCAGTTGGCGCGCCCACAGCTCCAGCCAACGTACTACCTGCCCGATAA
- a CDS encoding 4'-phosphopantetheinyl transferase family protein, protein MNNEIQLDQSLFPEAARYVSLTTDPGIIDLGKFNELHPLERALVAHAVPLRKAEFGDARWCAHQALAKLQRDTGEPILRGERGMPLWPASVSGSLTHTDGFRAAVVAPRLLIRSMGIDAEVAEPLPEGVIGSIAREGELEQLERLRSNGISCADRVLFCAKEATYKVWFPLTHRWLGFEQAEIDIRDDGSFVSYLLVRPTPVPFIEGRWMVKNGYVIAVTSVV, encoded by the coding sequence GTGAACAACGAGATCCAGCTTGATCAGTCGCTCTTCCCAGAAGCTGCACGTTATGTGTCTCTTACCACCGATCCCGGAATCATAGACTTGGGCAAGTTTAATGAGCTGCATCCGTTGGAACGGGCTCTTGTCGCACACGCTGTCCCGCTCCGCAAAGCGGAATTCGGAGATGCGCGGTGGTGTGCTCACCAAGCCCTTGCTAAGTTACAACGCGACACGGGTGAACCAATTCTGCGTGGTGAGCGAGGTATGCCGCTATGGCCAGCTTCTGTTAGTGGATCCTTGACCCACACTGATGGTTTTAGGGCCGCAGTTGTTGCTCCTCGGCTGCTTATCAGGTCGATGGGAATCGATGCGGAAGTCGCCGAGCCGCTTCCAGAGGGCGTCATCGGTTCGATCGCTCGAGAAGGCGAACTCGAACAGCTTGAACGTCTGCGTAGCAATGGTATCTCGTGCGCAGATCGGGTTTTGTTCTGTGCAAAAGAAGCTACCTACAAAGTGTGGTTTCCGTTGACACACCGGTGGTTAGGCTTTGAACAAGCAGAAATAGACATTAGAGACGATGGATCTTTTGTGTCTTATCTGCTTGTTCGTCCCACTCCCGTTCCTTTTATAGAAGGGCGCTGGATGGTGAAAAACGGTTACGTAATAGCGGTAACCTCAGTTGTATAA